From the genome of Malus domestica chromosome 04, GDT2T_hap1, one region includes:
- the LOC103444085 gene encoding uncharacterized protein: protein MAVRSLIKRLLVYGKGRRQENELLDREEQEWQVRASTSQDENNEESCQEELERAIQMAECIYDLDEPDDLPESLELVEFLCAEPDKPPPEFQDPLEVIELGTKEDPRPIQISGLLEKEDRAQMICFLQEFRDCFAWHYTEMPGLDATLVEHRMPIKEGYKPVKQAPRRMSKKIEEKVKEEIERLVKTGFIRPAKYVEWLANIVPILRRFIANLAGKIQPLTPLLRLKDKENFEWGPSHQEAFDGIKAYLTSPPVLVPSQRGKPLKLYICASDKSIGKHQESRDEIINIPGTLEVTNVWIPPGKGISGKEEWIQQEIRRVAGLWITHWKLYFDGNTNNRAEYEALIIGLEILMDLGAMEVEVFGDSELVINQLNREFKCKHITMAGYYLAAMQLLSYWDSEISMSHVPRGANLAANEMAQLASGIPVQERRYELDVEIQRRNLPSILERGFGLDIMVLETKVKDWRSPIIHHLKDPSSPTSKRNRRQATKYVLWAKDLLRKTPDELLLKCLSQEKSMRVMAEVHEGVCGAHQAGTKMRWLLRSWFSDVFLDRTRSGDQVVRPRRAW, encoded by the exons atggcagtcagatccctgattaaacgattgttggtgtatgggaaaggGAGAAGACAAGAAAATGAGCTCTTAGACAGAGAAGAGCAGGAATGGCAGGTGAGAGCTTCAACCAGCCAGGATGAAAACAACGAGGAATCTTGTCAAGAAGAATTGGAAagggccattcaaatggccgagtGTATATATGACCTAGATGAGCCAGATGACTTGCCCGAGAGCCTGGAGCTAGtcgaatttttgtgtgcagaacctGATAAGCCACCACCGGAGTTCCAAGATCCTTTGGAAGTTATTGAGCTAGGAACAAAGGAGGACCCAAGACCAATACAAATCAGTGGTTTATTGGAGAAAGAGGATCGGGCACAAATGATCTGTTTCTTGCAAGAATTcagagattgttttgcttggcattacactGAGATGCCGGGTTTAGATGcaaccttggtggaacatagaatgcccatcaaggaaggatataagccggttaagcaagcaccacgaaggatgtcGAAGAAGATAGAAGagaaggtcaaagaagagattgagaggCTCGTAAAAACCGGATTTATCAGGCCAGCCAAATATGTGGAGTGgttagccaacattgtacccatTTTAAGAAGATTCATTGCCAACCTAGCAGGCAAGATCCAGCCGCTGACTCCTTTATTAAGACTGAAGGATAAGGAGAATTTCGAGTGGGGACCATCGCACCAAGAAGCCTTCGATGGTATCAAAGCTTATTTGACTTCTCCGCCAGTATTGGTACCATCTCAGAGGGGAAAACCCTTAAAGCTATATATCTGCGCTTCAGATAAATCAATTGGGA AGCATCAAGAATCTCGagatgagataatcaatatACCAGGAACCCTGGAAGTTACTAATGTTTGGATCCCGCCAGGCAAAGGGATCTCGGGCAAAGAGGAGTGGATCCAGCAGGAGATAAGAAGAGTGGCTGGTTTATGGATTACTCATTGGAAGCTGTATTTCGATG GTAATACCAACaatcgggcagagtatgaggccttaataattggtttggaaatcttgatggatctgGGGGCAATGGAAGTTgaggtgtttggtgattcagaatTGGTAATAAACCAGCTAAATAGGGAGTTCAAGTGTAAACATATCACCATGGCCGGATATTATTTGGCGGCCATGCAATTGCTGAGTTATTGGGATTCTGAGATATCGATGAGTCATGTTCCCAGGGGAGCCAACCTAGCAGCCAATGAGATGGCGCAATTGGCCTCAGGCATACCAGTACAGGAGAGAAGATATGAGTTGGATGTTGAGATTCAAAGGAGAAACCTTCCTTCTATCCTAGAAAGGGGATTCGGTCTGGATATAATGGTTCTAGAGACCAAGGTAAAAGATTGGAGGTCACCTATCATCCATCATTTGAAAGATCCTTCTTCGCCCACAAGCAAGAGGAATAGACggcaagcaaccaagtatgtcttatgggcAAAAGACCTGCTAAGAAAGACTCCAGACGAGTTACTACTGAAATGCTTAAGCCAAGAAAAGTCTATGAGAGTAATGGCTGAAGTACATGAGGGAGTATGTGGAGCACATCAGGCCGGAACAAAgatgaggtggttgctcagaAG TTGGTTTTCCGATGTCTTCCTGGATAGGACCCGATCAGGTGATCAGGTTGTGCGGCCAAGACGCGCCTGGTAG